One Kineococcus aurantiacus genomic window carries:
- a CDS encoding TIGR03620 family F420-dependent LLM class oxidoreductase, giving the protein MSEPLISLWGGGPWQDPARAAEAREVAAELEELGFHRLWFSGGFGDGVLPAFGELLAATRTLGVASGIVSIWTATPEQSARAFAELEAAHPGRFLLGLGNSHAPAVEGRGGRYDKPYSRTVDYLDALGGRVPRERLVLAALGPRMLELARERTLGAHPYFVTPEHTALAREALGEGSWLAPEVAVVLDADAAGARATAREHLATYLQLPNYTNNLRRLGWGDDDLLHGGSDRLVDALVPWGPQERVAAGVRRHVEAGADEVAVQVLGGRGDFPRAAFRELAAALV; this is encoded by the coding sequence GTGAGCGAACCCTTGATCAGCTTGTGGGGCGGCGGCCCGTGGCAGGACCCGGCACGGGCCGCGGAGGCCCGGGAGGTGGCGGCCGAGCTGGAGGAGCTGGGGTTCCACCGGTTGTGGTTCTCCGGCGGGTTCGGCGACGGGGTCCTGCCAGCCTTCGGCGAGCTGCTCGCCGCGACGCGCACGCTCGGGGTGGCCAGCGGGATCGTCAGCATCTGGACCGCGACGCCGGAGCAGTCGGCGCGCGCGTTCGCGGAGCTGGAGGCCGCGCACCCGGGCCGGTTCCTGCTGGGGCTGGGCAACTCCCACGCCCCGGCGGTCGAGGGCCGGGGGGGCCGGTACGACAAGCCGTACTCGCGGACGGTGGACTACCTCGACGCGCTCGGCGGGCGGGTCCCGCGCGAGCGTCTCGTCCTGGCCGCGCTGGGGCCCCGGATGCTGGAGCTGGCCCGTGAGCGCACCCTCGGCGCCCACCCCTACTTCGTGACGCCCGAGCACACGGCGCTGGCGCGCGAGGCGCTGGGGGAGGGGTCGTGGCTGGCGCCCGAGGTCGCCGTCGTCCTGGACGCCGACGCCGCCGGCGCGCGCGCCACGGCCCGCGAGCACCTGGCGACCTACCTGCAGCTGCCGAACTACACGAACAACCTGCGCCGCCTGGGCTGGGGCGACGACGACCTGCTGCACGGCGGCAGCGACCGCCTCGTCGACGCGCTGGTGCCCTGGGGCCCGCAGGAGCGGGTCGCGGCCGGGGTGCGCCGGCACGTCGAGGCGGGCGCCGACGAGGTCGCGGTGCAGGTGCTCGGCGGGCGCGGGGACTTCCCCCGGGCCGCGTTCCGGGAGCTGGCGGCGGCGCTGGTCTGA